The following nucleotide sequence is from Ornithodoros turicata isolate Travis chromosome 2, ASM3712646v1, whole genome shotgun sequence.
CTGTCTTAATACCGAATGGCATGTTCTTGAACTGATAATGTCCATTTGCTGTAGAGAATGCGGTAAGCTGCTTTGACTCAGGGCTGAGGGGTACTTGCCAGTAGCCCTTCGTCAAATCCATTTTCGAAAAATACTTGTCAGTCCCCACATCGGCTAGCAAGCAGTCTGCTCTGGGAATAGGCTCGGCATCAGATACTAGGTGTTTGTTGAGTTGGCGAAAGTCGATGCACAGTCGATTCGTTCCATCCGGCTTCTTCACCAGCAGCGTCGGAGAATTGTACGGAGAGTCTGAGATCTCAATGATGCCTAATTGTAGCATTTCCCTCACCTCCTGTTCCACGGTATGCCGCACCGCGAATGGCAACGGGTACTGTTTGGTGTGGATTACACGAGTTGTATTCAGCTGCAAATGACACTCGATTTCCGTGGTCTTGCCGGGAACGTCCGAGAATATTTCCCTGTGTTTTAGTAGGATTTCTCGCAGACCATCCTCTTGCACTCGGGTGAGTGAATCTGCGATTCGTACATCTTCATGCGTTTCTTTGCGTTCGTAGCTGAGCTCGGGCATGTTCACCTCATCGTTGGGCTCCGGCTCGTCTAACTCGACCACTGTCATAGTCACCTGAGGCGGTGTGGGCGAGGCGGTGTCTTTTCGCTCCTCATACTTCTTGAGCATATTAATGTGAAAAATCTTCTTCATGTGGCCTAGATCGACCAGATAATCAACGGCTCCTCGTCTTTCGGCGATGGGGAAGGGACCCTTCCACTGCATCGTTAGCTTGTTGGAGTCCGTCGGCAAAAGCAGCAACACCTTGTCACCAGACTTGAGTTTCCGTTCCTGTGCTCGAGCATTGAAATATCGGGCGTAACGCTCCGCAGATCTCTCCAACTCCTCGTGGGCGATCCTACAAGTTTCTTCCAGTCGGTTACGCAGGTCGAACACGTACTGGTAGGTTGTCTTCAATTCCGGCTCAATTTCTTCCCGGTCCCACAACTCTCGCAGTATAGTTAGGGGGCCGCGCACGTTCCTGCCGTACAGGAGTTCAAATGGGGCGAATCCCAAGCTTTCCTGGGGTACCTCGCGGTACGCAAACAGGAGCGGGGCCAGATAGCGATCCCAGTCCTTTGGGCGTTCGGCACACATGCGCCGCAACATTGTTTTCAGTGTTCCATTAAATTTTTCCACCAACCCGTTCGTCATTGGGTGATACGGTGTAGTGGTGAGCTGACGTAAGGATAGCAGCCGCGCCACTTCTTTCATTAAGTCCGACGTGAAGTTGGTGCCACGGTCACTAAGAATTTCCTCAGGAATTCCCACGCGACTGAAGATGTCGACCAGTGCCTCTGCGACTCGTTCAGTCTGTATACTTGGTAGCGCCACCGCCTCTGGAAATCGTGTCGCATAGTCCATAAGAGTGAGTATGAATCTGTTTCCCTTCGAAGATGGGGGATGCAGGGGCCCAACAATATCAATCGCTACTCTCTTGAAGGGTGTGTCAATGACTGGCATCTTCTGCAATGGTGCCTTGCCGGTCCTTCCCCGTGGTGACGTTCTCTGGCATATGCCGCAACTGGCGACAAAGCGTTTGGCGTCGGCCTGGAGACCAGGCCAGTAGAATTCGTTCAGAATTCGTTCCGCGGTCTTCCCGCTGCCAAGGTGTCCGGCCATCATGCCGTTATGCGCCAGCTCGAGCACTGACTGACGGTATTTCATCGGCACGACGAGCTGCAGCACTTGTTCACCGCCTTCCCGGGTGATGCAATTGCGGTAGAGTTTGTTTTCAATTATCACGTAACTCGTCTcactctttcctttctttttgtgtcGCTTAACAGTTCCTACCTCCGCAAAACACTTTTGAAGCGAGGCATCTTCTCTTTGATCTCGGGGGAAGTCATCTGCGTTGAGTCCCCTTCCAAGTCCAGGGACACTTAGTTTTCGAAAACGGCTTTCCCTGTCCTTCGCTTGCAGTCTCGTAGTGACCGCATGAGCTTCTTCGCCCGCGGCGCTCGCGCTGTCGTTTGAAGGAGGGGGGCTGTGTCGGACCCCACTTGTACATTCTTCTTCGCTTTCACGCGAGTTATTAGCTGAGGAAATCGTGTGTACTCCCCGCACAGTCGTTGTTTCGCTGACTTCCTCCCAGTGAGGATCAGGGTCTTCGGCGCTTCGTGCCCCTTCTATGTTGCCCAAGACAAGGTCGTACATCGGATTATCCATGCACCTGGCTTTCACTCTACCCGTGAAAAATGGGGTCTGCACATAGATGTCGGCTTCGGGGAGCATTCTTACGGTATGGTCGACGAGAAAAACTGGATGtacgacgcctgtcagctcctCCTCATTAATTAGTTCCTTCCGTACGATGATGGTATTGCAACCGGTGTCCCTAAGGACGTTTATAGGGCGATCATGGAGCTTCCCCTCTGTCACTGGCAATTTATTCATACTGTAGGGTCCCTGTTGACCAGACACTG
It contains:
- the LOC135384920 gene encoding uncharacterized protein LOC135384920, whose translation is MDTEIIEKLVLVGKSLGLEGKELQEWVKLEHDRARDERAAERQRKKEEAEAAGRLKKLELEHLEKEKELILLRGQGCGSAENMTTTGSAKFQGLSPHKLLPPFDERKDDLDAYLIRFEKVAEGQKWPRDQWASALSICLTGEALAVYGRMAPADCVVYDKVKQALLHRFRMTEEGFREKFRDSGPKDGETVSQFVARLDNYWERWMELSSTKKSYSEVKDLLLKEQLFSNCEERLSLYMRERKGESLQELIKRAEQYVEAHNLRNFGKKQKGVKEESRGHLERKGVSFNKRVEVNEREPPRCYICNRVGHRPEDCRSPAARGPPPKCHKCGRIGHTSWNCRARNEDQTRGPGREATKESVSLCVEEGFVELKNGVKIPVVQTAVSGQQGPYSMNKLPVTEGKLHDRPINVLRDTGCNTIIVRKELINEEELTGVVHPVFLVDHTVRMLPEADIYVQTPFFTGRVKARCMDNPMYDLVLGNIEGARSAEDPDPHWEEVSETTTVRGVHTISSANNSRESEEECTSGVRHSPPPSNDSASAAGEEAHAVTTRLQAKDRESRFRKLSVPGLGRGLNADDFPRDQREDASLQKCFAEVGTVKRHKKKGKSETSYVIIENKLYRNCITREGGEQVLQLVVPMKYRQSVLELAHNGMMAGHLGSGKTAERILNEFYWPGLQADAKRFVASCGICQRTSPRGRTGKAPLQKMPVIDTPFKRVAIDIVGPLHPPSSKGNRFILTLMDYATRFPEAVALPSIQTERVAEALVDIFSRVGIPEEILSDRGTNFTSDLMKEVARLLSLRQLTTTPYHPMTNGLVEKFNGTLKTMLRRMCAERPKDWDRYLAPLLFAYREVPQESLGFAPFELLYGRNVRGPLTILRELWDREEIEPELKTTYQYVFDLRNRLEETCRIAHEELERSAERYARYFNARAQERKLKSGDKVLLLLPTDSNKLTMQWKGPFPIAERRGAVDYLVDLGHMKKIFHINMLKKYEERKDTASPTPPQVTMTVVELDEPEPNDEVNMPELSYERKETHEDVRIADSLTRVQEDGLREILLKHREIFSDVPGKTTEIECHLQLNTTRVIHTKQYPLPFAVRHTVEQEVREMLQLGIIEISDSPYNSPTLLVKKPDGTNRLCIDFRQLNKHLVSDAEPIPRADCLLADVGTDKYFSKMDLTKGYWQVPLSPESKQLTAFSTANGHYQFKNMPFGIKTAPAVFAKLMRIILRDIPHVHHYYDDLLIATPTWEEHTKTLEAVLTRIAEAGLTIRPTKCELGFEQLPFLGHTVGKGNLSPQESILQKIQDAPRPKTKKQVRSFLGLAGYYRDFVINYASLAAPLTDLTKKRASNVVQWTDSSV